The following coding sequences lie in one Musa acuminata AAA Group cultivar baxijiao chromosome BXJ3-1, Cavendish_Baxijiao_AAA, whole genome shotgun sequence genomic window:
- the LOC135629419 gene encoding DNA polymerase II subunit B4-like: MKKKSGGSDGEGGSGSARRAKGSETQVDVLPKEVVLQMVKDMLARLSDEMGDEEEVVVEDDVLLAFTESTCAFIDHLCARARDLCKQSGKETVDADHVLDALKDINFPQFVRDLEAALEAFKEENAGEMSEEKATTDECQKQEDEQRSEDS; this comes from the exons atgaagAAGAAGTCGGGAGGAAGTGACGGAGAGGGCGGATCGGGATCGGCGAGGCGGGCGAAGGGCTCGGAGACACAGGTGGATGTGTTGCCGAAGGAGGTCGTGTTGCAGATGGTGAAGGATATGCTCGCTCGTCTGTCCGACGAGATGGGGGACGAAGAGGAGGTCGTGGTGGAGGACGATGTGCTCCTCGCATTCACCGAGAGCACTTGTGCCTTCATCGACCATCTATGCGCCAG GGCAAgggatctttgcaagcaaagtggGAAGGAGACGGTGGATGCTGATCACGTTCTCGACGCCCTCAAGGATATCAACTTCCCCCAATTCGTTCGAGACCTTGAAGCCGCTCTGGAGG CGTTTAAAGAAGAAAATGCAGGAGAGATGTCTGAAGAGAAAGCAACAACAGATGAGTGCCAGAAACAAGAAGACGAGCAGAGAAGCGAGGACAGCTAA
- the LOC103973815 gene encoding uncharacterized protein LOC103973815 isoform X2, producing MESVFRILSHEQKSAQGDSLDAKLLSSIEYHKRDLVTCLETARWQLEDFERAVTLAALSDTSNSRENAISKFRQFIRAIREQISQVEKTVKDSAMEDFNGTSPSMNLNEHDRDGLALFLSGGDLRENQLYYDSSGSIMKRFLNSTTNGDEIVELKTEEVLPTNGLKYPDHGYEKAGPHHSSRVTEAPAILEDSFGDKGCQEACTAFGSFNMKFGDFAANSYGINRTRGSLWTLLKNFWPPNKNRMSFTKRRKDGEDPDDLIVDTERNIPHSVIDVPPSGQVPKHEGMISALHLHGLIGSTWRRLQRSLYFIVYHQRPVQLASAVLIALAILAFLSFCII from the exons ATGGAATCGGTATTCCGAATACTATCGCATGAACAGAAATCTGCTCAAGGGGATTCCTTGGATGCAAAACTTCTTAGTTCAATCGAGTATCATAAGAGGGATCTTGTTACTTGTCTTGAAACAGCCAGATGGCAG TTGGAGGACTTTGAGAGGGCAGTCACTTTAGCTGCATTATCTGATACATCAAATTCAAGGGAAAATGCAATTTCCAAATTCAGACAATTTATAAGAGCAATAAGGGAACAAATTAGTCAGGTCGAAAAAACTGTAAAAGATTCTGCAATGGAAGATTTCAACGGGACATCTCCATCTATGAACTTAAATGAGCATGATAGAGATGGGTTAGCATTATTTCTTTCAGGCGGTGATCTTAGGGAAAATCAGTTATATTATGATTCTAGTGGTAGCATTATGAAAAGGTTCCTTAATTCCACTACAAATGGTGATGAAATTGTTGAACTAAAAACTGAAGAAGTCTTGCCAACGAATGGTCTGAAATACCCAGATCATGGCTATGAGAAAGCTGGGCCACATCATTCCAGCAGAGTTACAGAAGCACCAGCTATTCTTGAGGACTCTTTTGGGGACAAAGGATGTCAAGAAGCATGCACCGCCTTTGGGTCTTTCAATATGAAATTTGGTGATTTTGCAGCAAATTCTTATGGAATTAATAGGACAAGGGGATCCTTATGGACGCTCTTGAAGAATTTTTGGCCTCCAAATAAGAATCGAATGAGTTTCACAAAGAGAAGGAAGGATGGAGAGGATCCAGATGACTTAATAGTGGATACTGAAAGAAATATTCCACACTCTGTCATTGACGTACCTCCATCTGGACAG GTACCAAAACATGAGGGAATGATAAGCGCTTTGCATCTTCATGGTTTAATAGGTTCTACTTGGAGGAGACTTCAAAGATCTTTGTATTTTATTGTTTACCATCAACGACCAGTTCAGTTGGCATCAGCAGTACTGATTGCGTTGGCAATTTTAG CTTTTTTATCGTTCTGCATCATATGA
- the LOC103973815 gene encoding uncharacterized protein LOC103973815 isoform X1 encodes MMAESFGRWESDPLFSAAEVVQDSADRMESVFRILSHEQKSAQGDSLDAKLLSSIEYHKRDLVTCLETARWQLEDFERAVTLAALSDTSNSRENAISKFRQFIRAIREQISQVEKTVKDSAMEDFNGTSPSMNLNEHDRDGLALFLSGGDLRENQLYYDSSGSIMKRFLNSTTNGDEIVELKTEEVLPTNGLKYPDHGYEKAGPHHSSRVTEAPAILEDSFGDKGCQEACTAFGSFNMKFGDFAANSYGINRTRGSLWTLLKNFWPPNKNRMSFTKRRKDGEDPDDLIVDTERNIPHSVIDVPPSGQVPKHEGMISALHLHGLIGSTWRRLQRSLYFIVYHQRPVQLASAVLIALAILAFLSFCII; translated from the exons ATGATGGCGGAGAGTTTCGGGAGATGGGAGTCAGATCCCTTGTTTTCTGCTGCCGAAGTGGTGCAAGATTCCGCCGATAG GATGGAATCGGTATTCCGAATACTATCGCATGAACAGAAATCTGCTCAAGGGGATTCCTTGGATGCAAAACTTCTTAGTTCAATCGAGTATCATAAGAGGGATCTTGTTACTTGTCTTGAAACAGCCAGATGGCAG TTGGAGGACTTTGAGAGGGCAGTCACTTTAGCTGCATTATCTGATACATCAAATTCAAGGGAAAATGCAATTTCCAAATTCAGACAATTTATAAGAGCAATAAGGGAACAAATTAGTCAGGTCGAAAAAACTGTAAAAGATTCTGCAATGGAAGATTTCAACGGGACATCTCCATCTATGAACTTAAATGAGCATGATAGAGATGGGTTAGCATTATTTCTTTCAGGCGGTGATCTTAGGGAAAATCAGTTATATTATGATTCTAGTGGTAGCATTATGAAAAGGTTCCTTAATTCCACTACAAATGGTGATGAAATTGTTGAACTAAAAACTGAAGAAGTCTTGCCAACGAATGGTCTGAAATACCCAGATCATGGCTATGAGAAAGCTGGGCCACATCATTCCAGCAGAGTTACAGAAGCACCAGCTATTCTTGAGGACTCTTTTGGGGACAAAGGATGTCAAGAAGCATGCACCGCCTTTGGGTCTTTCAATATGAAATTTGGTGATTTTGCAGCAAATTCTTATGGAATTAATAGGACAAGGGGATCCTTATGGACGCTCTTGAAGAATTTTTGGCCTCCAAATAAGAATCGAATGAGTTTCACAAAGAGAAGGAAGGATGGAGAGGATCCAGATGACTTAATAGTGGATACTGAAAGAAATATTCCACACTCTGTCATTGACGTACCTCCATCTGGACAG GTACCAAAACATGAGGGAATGATAAGCGCTTTGCATCTTCATGGTTTAATAGGTTCTACTTGGAGGAGACTTCAAAGATCTTTGTATTTTATTGTTTACCATCAACGACCAGTTCAGTTGGCATCAGCAGTACTGATTGCGTTGGCAATTTTAG CTTTTTTATCGTTCTGCATCATATGA